A stretch of Helicobacter pylori DNA encodes these proteins:
- the truA gene encoding tRNA pseudouridine(38-40) synthase TruA → MRCFKATIAYDGAYFLGYAKQPNKLGVQDKIESTLNALGIKSVVVAAGRTDKGVHANNQVLSFHAPKHWSADKLFYYLAPKLAPHIVLKKLEEKNFHARFDAQKRAYRYLLTKNLKTPFLAPYIACGDYGSLDALNTALKQFTGKHDFSMFKKEGGATTNPNRIIFNAFAYTAFIMGHECVVFKIIGDAFLRSSVRLIIQACVQYSLEKITLAEIEMQIHNIKATIRTPIMANGLYLHRVYY, encoded by the coding sequence ATGCGGTGTTTTAAGGCTACTATCGCTTATGATGGGGCGTATTTTTTAGGCTATGCCAAACAGCCCAACAAACTCGGCGTTCAAGATAAAATAGAAAGCACTTTAAACGCGCTAGGGATTAAAAGCGTTGTGGTTGCGGCTGGGCGCACGGATAAAGGCGTGCATGCCAACAACCAGGTTTTGTCTTTTCACGCTCCAAAACACTGGAGCGCTGATAAATTATTTTATTATCTAGCCCCTAAACTCGCTCCGCATATTGTCTTAAAAAAGCTAGAAGAAAAAAACTTCCATGCGCGTTTTGACGCTCAAAAAAGAGCGTATCGTTACCTTTTGACGAAGAATTTAAAAACGCCTTTTTTAGCGCCTTATATCGCTTGTGGGGATTATGGCTCACTAGATGCGTTAAACACCGCTTTAAAGCAATTCACAGGCAAGCATGATTTTTCCATGTTTAAGAAAGAAGGCGGGGCTACAACCAATCCTAATCGCATCATTTTTAACGCTTTTGCTTATACAGCCTTTATCATGGGGCATGAGTGCGTGGTGTTTAAAATCATTGGCGATGCGTTTTTACGCTCCAGCGTGCGTTTGATCATTCAAGCATGCGTTCAATATTCACTAGAAAAAATCACGCTCGCTGAAATTGAAATGCAAATCCACAACATCAAAGCCACTATAAGAACGCCCATAATGGCTAATGGTTTGTATTTGCACAGGGTGTATTATTGA